A DNA window from Allokutzneria albata contains the following coding sequences:
- the hisS gene encoding histidine--tRNA ligase, giving the protein MKIDNSPARGTRDLLPATVARRDHVLAAIVEIYHRFGYRRIETPALENLDRLTSGQGGENEKLLFKIMRRGLPEETEPGTRVNDLADLALRYDLTVPLTRFYGANHATLPTPFRSLQYGPVWRAERPQKGRYRQFVQCDIDMIGEESVLAEAELIEATTQALAAVGLTGATVRVSDRRFVAALAQAAGLDEAVWPAFFIGLDKLDKIGWDGVRSELEAKGLPADKVGDALERIQKLRELPATSIADALADAVPTLAEDVIADLATTTASLAEASAVSWEFDPTLVRGMGYYTGQIFEVMHPGMNSSIAGGGRYDKLIGRSLGKDVPACGFSIGFERIVDLLGDAPAEDSVAVLFEKDVPAARAMAVARELRREGRTATVLGRRGKFGAQLGRLEEWGFTSFVHLRADAEPGAPLEQRPLGAR; this is encoded by the coding sequence GTGAAGATCGACAACAGCCCCGCGAGGGGCACCCGCGACCTGCTCCCGGCGACCGTCGCCCGGCGCGATCACGTCCTCGCGGCGATCGTCGAGATCTACCACCGCTTCGGCTACCGGCGGATCGAGACGCCCGCGCTGGAGAACCTGGACCGGCTGACCTCCGGCCAGGGCGGGGAGAACGAGAAGCTGCTCTTCAAGATCATGCGCAGGGGCCTTCCCGAGGAGACCGAGCCGGGCACCCGGGTCAACGACCTCGCCGACCTGGCGCTGCGCTACGACCTCACCGTGCCGCTGACCCGGTTCTACGGCGCCAACCACGCCACGCTGCCCACCCCGTTCCGCAGCCTGCAGTACGGGCCGGTGTGGCGCGCGGAGCGGCCGCAGAAGGGCCGCTACCGCCAGTTCGTCCAGTGCGACATCGACATGATCGGCGAGGAGTCGGTGCTCGCCGAGGCCGAGCTGATCGAGGCCACCACCCAGGCGCTGGCCGCGGTGGGGCTGACGGGGGCGACGGTCCGCGTCTCCGACCGCCGCTTCGTCGCGGCGCTCGCTCAGGCGGCGGGGCTGGACGAGGCGGTCTGGCCCGCGTTCTTCATCGGCCTGGACAAGCTCGACAAGATCGGCTGGGACGGCGTTCGCTCCGAACTGGAGGCCAAGGGCCTGCCCGCCGACAAGGTCGGTGACGCCCTGGAGCGCATCCAGAAGCTGCGCGAGCTGCCCGCCACCTCCATCGCCGACGCGCTGGCCGACGCGGTGCCCACGCTGGCCGAGGACGTGATCGCCGACCTCGCGACGACCACCGCGAGCCTGGCCGAGGCCAGCGCCGTGAGCTGGGAGTTCGACCCGACGCTGGTCAGGGGCATGGGCTACTACACCGGCCAGATCTTCGAGGTGATGCACCCGGGGATGAACTCCTCGATCGCCGGTGGCGGCCGCTACGACAAGCTGATCGGCCGCAGCCTCGGCAAGGACGTCCCGGCCTGCGGGTTCAGCATCGGCTTCGAGCGGATCGTGGACCTGCTCGGGGACGCCCCCGCCGAGGACTCGGTCGCGGTGCTGTTCGAGAAGGACGTGCCCGCGGCGCGCGCCATGGCCGTCGCCCGCGAGCTGCGCCGGGAGGGCCGCACCGCCACGGTGCTCGGGCGGCGCGGCAAGTTCGGCGCCCAGCTCGGCAGGCTGGAGGAGTGGGGCTTCACCTCGTTCGTCCACCTCCGCGCCGATGCCGAGCCGGGGGCGCCGCTGGAGCAGCGCCCGCTGGGCGCCCGCTGA
- a CDS encoding Rv2629 family ribosome hibernation factor has protein sequence MDLTQLRGLVAATGPFASVYLDDSHDTPDAPKALELRWREARATLAEQGADERTLSSVDRALAGGEPARGRAGRALIASGGEVLLDRHLPEPPAQPIARWSALPYLMPLLEQTEADLPHVAVLVDGAGGEVLGYDGDGRLVDRQEVAGQDHPLHDAGGGGMAHKRIRQRVENTKQDNAIAVAEAADRMVRRLGARLLVLSGEVQARTAVRAALPDRSAAIAEELTVGGHVPGADQDALGEAVHKLIKQQVDAIGHNAVDRFRIELGRQGDATQGLPAVATALREGRVDTVLLDGAATADRTIWIGSEPTQIAIDEAELRSLGVPHLARERADSALVMAAVATGARLQLATGEPELADGVGALLRG, from the coding sequence ATGGATCTGACGCAGCTGCGCGGGCTCGTCGCGGCGACGGGACCGTTCGCGTCGGTGTACCTGGACGACTCGCACGACACCCCGGACGCGCCGAAGGCACTGGAGCTGCGGTGGCGGGAGGCGCGGGCGACGTTGGCGGAACAGGGCGCCGACGAACGCACACTGTCCAGTGTGGACAGAGCGCTCGCGGGGGGTGAGCCCGCGCGGGGCCGGGCCGGCCGCGCGCTGATCGCCTCGGGCGGCGAGGTGCTGCTGGACCGCCACCTGCCGGAGCCACCGGCACAGCCGATCGCCCGGTGGTCGGCGCTGCCCTACCTGATGCCGTTGCTGGAGCAGACCGAGGCCGATCTGCCGCACGTGGCCGTCCTGGTGGACGGCGCGGGCGGCGAAGTCCTGGGCTACGACGGCGACGGCAGGCTGGTCGACCGCCAGGAGGTGGCCGGGCAGGACCACCCGCTGCACGACGCGGGCGGAGGGGGCATGGCGCACAAGCGGATTCGCCAGCGGGTGGAGAACACCAAGCAGGACAACGCGATCGCGGTCGCCGAGGCCGCCGACCGGATGGTGCGCCGGCTGGGCGCGCGCCTGCTCGTGCTCTCCGGTGAGGTCCAGGCCCGCACGGCGGTGCGCGCGGCGCTGCCGGACCGGTCAGCCGCCATCGCGGAGGAGCTGACGGTGGGCGGCCACGTCCCCGGCGCGGACCAGGACGCGCTCGGCGAGGCCGTGCACAAGCTGATCAAGCAACAGGTGGACGCGATCGGGCACAACGCCGTCGATCGCTTCCGGATCGAGCTGGGCAGGCAGGGCGATGCGACGCAGGGCCTGCCCGCGGTCGCCACCGCACTGCGCGAGGGCCGGGTGGACACCGTGCTGCTCGACGGCGCGGCAACGGCGGACCGCACGATCTGGATCGGTTCGGAACCGACCCAGATCGCCATCGACGAGGCGGAGCTGCGCTCGCTGGGCGTACCCCACCTCGCCCGCGAACGCGCCGACTCCGCGCTGGTCATGGCCGCCGTGGCGACCGGAGCGCGGCTGCAGCTGGCCACGGGTGAGCCGGAGCTGGCCGACGGCGTCGGCGCGCTGCTGCGGGGCTAG
- a CDS encoding TIGR03557 family F420-dependent LLM class oxidoreductase, with the protein MVSIGYFLSCEEFGPRELVRQARLAEDAGFQRLWISDHFHPWNDQQGHSPFVWSVIGALSETTSLPITTAVTCPTVRVHPAIVAQAAATAAVQCRGGFTLGVGSGEALNEHVLGDHWPPADVRLSMLEEAVELIRALHRGEEVSYHGKHYTVENARIYTLPEQPVPIYVSAFGPKSAKLAGRIGDGFMSTIPDSGLISTFREAGGGGLPAQAGFKVCWADTEIEGARTAHRIWPNEHLPGELAQVLPTPRHFEQASKLVTEDTVREAVPCGPDPEKHVAALRKYVDAGYDEVYVQQIGPNQDAFFKAWAAHVLPRFEHVGSERA; encoded by the coding sequence ATGGTCAGCATCGGATACTTCCTGTCCTGCGAGGAGTTCGGTCCGCGCGAGCTGGTCCGGCAGGCCCGGCTGGCCGAGGACGCGGGGTTCCAGCGGCTGTGGATCTCCGACCACTTCCACCCGTGGAACGACCAGCAGGGGCACAGCCCGTTCGTGTGGTCGGTCATCGGCGCGCTGTCGGAAACGACGAGCCTGCCCATCACCACCGCGGTGACCTGCCCGACCGTGCGCGTGCACCCGGCGATCGTCGCCCAGGCCGCCGCCACCGCGGCCGTGCAGTGCCGAGGCGGGTTCACCCTCGGCGTCGGCAGCGGAGAGGCCCTCAACGAGCACGTGCTCGGCGACCACTGGCCGCCCGCCGACGTGCGCCTGAGCATGCTGGAGGAGGCCGTCGAGCTGATCCGCGCCCTGCACCGCGGCGAAGAGGTGAGCTACCACGGCAAGCACTACACGGTGGAGAACGCCCGCATCTACACGTTGCCCGAGCAGCCGGTCCCCATCTACGTCTCCGCCTTCGGCCCCAAGTCGGCGAAGCTGGCCGGGCGCATCGGCGACGGCTTCATGAGCACCATCCCGGACAGCGGGCTGATCTCCACCTTCCGCGAGGCCGGCGGCGGTGGCCTGCCCGCGCAGGCAGGGTTCAAGGTGTGCTGGGCGGACACCGAGATCGAGGGCGCCCGCACCGCGCACCGGATCTGGCCCAACGAGCACCTTCCCGGTGAGCTGGCGCAGGTCCTGCCGACGCCACGGCACTTCGAGCAGGCTTCGAAGCTGGTCACCGAGGACACCGTGCGCGAGGCGGTCCCCTGTGGACCGGACCCGGAGAAACACGTTGCCGCGCTGAGGAAATACGTCGACGCCGGCTACGACGAGGTTTACGTGCAGCAGATCGGGCCGAACCAGGACGCGTTCTTCAAGGCGTGGGCGGCGCACGTGCTGCCCCGCTTCGAGCACGTGGGGAGTGAGAGGGCATGA
- a CDS encoding nucleotidyltransferase family protein, with the protein MADDFDELVRTTVRVVSALREAEVPFALTGGIAVWARGGPESEHDVDVLVRAEDSAEAVRVLVAAGMRAAEPPERWLTKVYDRDHLVDLIHEPVESPVTEETLARAEWMRVGSVKAPVAPATDLVVDKLLVLDEHRCDFAVLLPILRALREQIDWGEVARRTAGSPYAEALLLLAHRLGIAALAQHSGRQAHDNRSGAAAVRSGPPASRAG; encoded by the coding sequence ATGGCCGACGACTTCGACGAACTGGTCCGCACAACGGTGCGGGTGGTCAGCGCGCTGCGCGAGGCAGAGGTCCCGTTCGCGCTGACCGGAGGCATCGCGGTGTGGGCGCGTGGCGGTCCCGAGTCCGAACACGACGTCGACGTGCTCGTGCGGGCGGAGGACAGCGCCGAGGCCGTGCGGGTGCTCGTGGCCGCGGGGATGCGCGCCGCCGAACCCCCGGAACGGTGGCTCACCAAGGTCTACGACCGCGACCACCTCGTGGACCTCATCCACGAGCCGGTGGAGTCCCCGGTGACGGAGGAGACCCTGGCCCGCGCGGAATGGATGCGGGTCGGATCGGTGAAGGCCCCCGTGGCGCCCGCGACGGACCTGGTGGTGGACAAGTTGCTCGTGCTGGACGAGCACCGCTGCGACTTCGCCGTGCTGCTGCCGATCCTGCGCGCGCTGAGGGAACAGATCGACTGGGGCGAGGTGGCCCGCCGGACCGCGGGATCGCCGTACGCGGAGGCGTTGCTGCTGCTGGCCCACCGCCTCGGCATCGCCGCACTCGCACAGCATTCAGGGAGGCAAGCCCATGACAACCGATCAGGAGCCGCCGCAGTACGCAGTGGCCCGCCTGCGTCGCGCGCTGGCTGA